In a genomic window of Streptomyces roseoviridis:
- a CDS encoding SGNH/GDSL hydrolase family protein, translated as MRLSRFTALSSSLLLGAVLALTGAGAAQAAETAALDYVALGDSYSSGVGAGSYDSASGNCKRSTKAFPVLWKNANAPSSFAFTACSGARTGDVTANQLGPLSTATDLVSLTVGGNDAGFADVMTTCVTQSESACISRINQAKAYVDSTLPGKLDSVYSAIRGKAPNARVVVLGYPRFYKLDGSCVAGLSENERRAINDASDYLNAATAKRAADHGYTFASVVPSFTGHEICSGAAWLHSVNWLNIGESYHPTAAGQSGGYLPPFNAADGA; from the coding sequence ATGAGACTGTCCCGGTTCACGGCCCTTTCGTCCTCACTGCTCCTCGGTGCCGTCCTCGCCCTCACCGGGGCGGGAGCCGCCCAGGCCGCCGAGACCGCCGCCCTCGACTACGTGGCCCTCGGTGACTCGTACTCGTCGGGCGTCGGCGCCGGCAGCTACGACAGCGCGAGCGGCAACTGCAAGCGCTCCACCAAGGCCTTCCCCGTGCTCTGGAAGAACGCGAACGCCCCCTCCTCCTTCGCGTTCACCGCGTGCTCGGGCGCCCGAACGGGTGATGTCACGGCCAATCAGCTCGGACCGCTCTCCACCGCCACCGACCTGGTCTCCCTCACCGTCGGCGGCAACGACGCCGGTTTCGCGGACGTCATGACCACCTGTGTCACCCAATCCGAATCCGCCTGCATCAGCCGTATCAATCAGGCCAAGGCGTACGTCGACTCCACCCTGCCCGGCAAGCTCGACTCGGTGTACTCCGCCATCCGCGGCAAGGCCCCCAACGCCCGTGTCGTCGTCCTCGGCTACCCCCGCTTCTACAAGCTCGACGGCAGCTGCGTCGCCGGTCTGAGCGAGAACGAGCGGCGCGCCATCAACGACGCCTCCGACTACCTCAACGCGGCCACCGCCAAGCGCGCCGCCGACCACGGCTACACCTTCGCGAGCGTCGTCCCGTCCTTCACCGGCCACGAGATCTGCTCGGGCGCGGCATGGCTGCACAGCGTCAACTGGCTCAACATCGGCGAGTCCTACCACCCCACCGCCGCCGGCCAGTCGGGCGGCTACCTGCCGCCGTTCAACGCGGCGGACGGCGCGTAG